Proteins from a genomic interval of Liolophura sinensis isolate JHLJ2023 chromosome 3, CUHK_Ljap_v2, whole genome shotgun sequence:
- the LOC135463725 gene encoding insulin receptor substrate 1-like — translation MSHGSSHTGGFGHAHHPGSQNIPADVTKMGYLKKLKTMKKKFFIVRSGSRFHPPRLEYFDSEKKFLAGLQAKRSIDLSQCFSVNKRTDSKHKFGIIIYTKDDSFTVLAENADERDDWFNEVLEAFREGICDMEVIKHYDCVWSVNVQNKGLGNSRNLSGHYRLCLSDEAVSMVKLNSVVPEVVFQLRLIRRCGHSNGVFFMEVGRSSITGEGELWMAVEDTAMAQSMHDAILTAMKSSSTVSTFSERSGSRPISVPQQSQDSSRPRAPSMASPRRPPVVPDKPRPMSLYTKSPSVSTSRSPTFNNHFGNMPLSPEDYTDDGRMRSNSMESRGSRSGASSAQSFDVSDGSPVDPHIHLHISGRALTPEATHQPITEYIPMRPGNSTSACSSAGSSRERLDSAGSSVPDSGTAPESYMEMSPQDTPVNPSTTSGSISQQKDTYIDMSPLASDPAIPTIPVGDDSYAFMGGSQKGTKSGPSSVKSGPGSYKSGPGSHKSGPSSYKSGPSSYKSGPSSYKSGPGSHKSGPSSVKSLSSIDGRDDGYIDMEPGSENMSPNVDLRSPGYFSMTLTGQSPKLDTMGEMRPDKVYSYLSDDSFNGDTPPIRTYSVGSKTTMTKPTLTYQAYQETKAQQGKLANSKSSSAPHLIPQKGRPLQNDAPSPVIPYVNSPCSPMSKLYKSDDSDSFMELDFCRPRTASDSYSYRRRTGSFGQTQTHSSNHAHPNFRERSSSHGQSSKHIMLKRISSESVRTTSQELLRKASMDSLHRSSRESLRSSQESLRKAVLENRSRSSLQTDYMEMSPDSSASVSHRKPGYLSSKKQSKLEEGKKEYFNMTLGSPTQSLMHSVQSTTPTSPVTVKLTAPDTYMEMEPGQVTNPKASKNEQNQKAVDMLSASAQPNPAANPYVNVSYEKDNHGSDGGYSSKQKPHVQAHGKQAAFAHVRQTSSPASLGTHLGKGPGGNAANKSLSPDAALYGHQHPLSRSSHKAKGPIPRSPLAGDEPDSYLAFAPGQIPDEKKKQEPKKHTTHFGQKRNSKLQPKSPEILREESDSSYMSFSSDGSLSDSKNSDIWLPRNKHRIKSSHGKSETVREESDGYISFSPVNVQGDEEPKTQAMNYKKYHPKFDYRKDAQKAKKSSVPKNQDYMSFAPSIVVECEPVKEVIQNSSVPDQSNFKSDVISSNIAATGTIQAQASGTDDEKAYMEFSPVGASSDKETSNKAKKKHSSEHSQRRTRKVSSGSRVRGGQSEAVGQDGSGEGGIKPLSTQNAEYANMTFPENSKSSGKNAPVMRPTFDPSKVPKSDGAAKSPRYNGQKNGKDSTGRASQGSMSVSPRDRLRKPSGDSNKGGLLEGGPVSPGLSIASQGKLPKRGSTPNIPSFTDKSGVPVTQTVSNMLPGDRHSYSEPSTSDLCPTGSLTPGSAASSRQSSRTSLNSIVSKETLNYASLDLGSSDNMTAVGEGGITFLSASSSVATQSPAGGKIRHVSGLQESQDPPPFYAEIDFKKSEELKNVKR, via the exons ATGTCCCACGGGTCAAGCCACACGGGAGGGTTTGGCCATGCGCACCACCCTGGTAGCCAGAATATCCCAGCTGATGTCACCAAGATGGGCTACCTCAAAAAGTTAAAG ACCATGAAGAAAAAGTTTTTCATAGTTCGATCGGGTTCAAGATTCCATCCTCCGCGACTCGAGTACTTCGACAGCGAGAAGAAGTTCCTGGCAGGTTTGCAAGCGAAGCGAAGTATCGACTTGTCACAGTGTTTCAGCGTGAACAAGCGCACTGACAGCAAACACAAGTTCGGCATTATCATCTACACGAAGGATGACTCATTCACTGTGTTGGCGGAAAATGCAGATGAACGGGATGACTGGTTTAATGAAGTTCTGGAGGCTTTTCGAGAAGGCATTTGTGATATGGAAGTTATCAAGCATTACG ACTGTGTGTGGTCAGTGAATGTCCAGAACAAAGGTCTGGGCAACTCGAGGAACCTCAGTGGTCACTACCGACTGTGTTTGTCGGACGAGGCGGTCAGCATGGTCAAACTAAATTCTGTAGTACCCGAAGTTGTCTTTCAG TTACGTCTCATCCGGCGCTGCGGCCATTCTAATGGGGTGTTTTTCATGGAGGTTGGGCGATCATCCATCACCGGGGAGGGAGAGTTGTGGATGGCAGTAGAGGACACAGCCATGGCCCAGTCTATGCACGACGCCATTTTAAC CGCGATGAAATCCTCCAGCACAGTCTCAACTTTCTCTGAGCGATCCGGCAGTCGGCCAATAAGTGTTCCCCAACAGTCTCAAGATTCTTCTCGCCCCCGGGCGCCTAGCATGGCTAG TCCTCGCCGGCCTCCCGTGGTCCCAGACAAGCCTCGGCCTATGAGTTTGTATACAAAGTCACCGTCCGTGTCAACATCCAGGTCACCCACCTTTAACAATCACTTTGGAAACATGCCtctcag CCCTGAAGATTACACTGATGACGGTAGAATGAGGTCAAACAGCATGGAGTCCCGTGGGTCACGAAGCGGAGCAAGTAGCGCACAGTCTTTTGATGTTAGTGACGGAAGTCCCGTGGATCCTCATATACA CTTGCACATCAGTGGACGGGCGTTAACACCAGAGGCAACTCACCAGCCAATCACGGAGTACATACCGATGAGACCTGGGAACTCCACAAGCGCCTGTTCCTCAGCAGGCTCCTCACGCGAGAGACTGG ATTCTGCAGGGTCTTCAGTTCCTGACTCAGGGACAGCACCAGAGTCCTACATGGAAATGTCCCCTCAAGACACACCTGTGAACCCCTCAACGACCTCCGGGTCAATATCCCAGCAGAAAGATACTTATATAGATATGTCTCCTTTAGCCAGTG ATCCTGCAATACCAACTATACCAGTGGGAGACGACTCTTACGCCTTCATGGGTGGCTCTCAGAAAGGCACCAAGTCTGGGCCGAGCAGTGTGAAGTCTGGACCAGGCAGCTACAAGTCTGGCCCAGGCAGCCACAAATCTGGGCCGAGCAGCTACAAATCTGGGCCCAGTAGCTACAAGTCTGGGCCCAGTAGCTATAAGTCTGGGCCAGGCAGCCATAAATCGGGTCCGAGCAGCGTGAAATCGTTGTCTTCGATCGACGGCCGAGATGATGGATATATCGACATGGAACCAGGATCTGAGAACATGTCTCCCAATGTGGATCTTCGGa gtcCGGGCTATTTTAGCATGACGTTGACGGGTCAGAGCCCCAAACTGGACACCATGGGGGAGATGAGGCCAGACAAGGTTTACAGCTACCTGTCTGATGACTCATTCAACGGGGACACGCCTCCTATCCGCACCTACTCCGTGGGCAGCAAAACAACGATGACCAAGCCCACTCTAACGTACCAGGCTTACCAGGAGACAAAAGCTCAGCAGGGCAAACTGGCAAATAGCAAGAGTTCCAGTGCCCCACACTTGATCCCCCAAAAAGGGCGCCCTCTTCAGAACGATGCACCTTCACCTGTGATCCCGTATGTGAACAGCCCGTGTAGCCCCATGAGCAAGTTGTACAAATCAGACGATTCTGACTCCTTTATGGAGCTTGATTTCTGTCGACCACGAACGGCTAGCGATAGCTACAGTTACAGGCGCCGGACAGGGAGTTTCGGCCAGACGCAAACACACAGCTCAAACCACGCCCACCCCAACTTTAGAGAGCGGTCCTCTAGCCATGGGCAAAGCTCCAAACACATCATGTTGAAGCGCATCTCGTCAGAGTCTGTGCGGACGACATCCCAGGAACTTCTGCGCAAAGCATCAATGGACTCGCTGCATCGTAGCTCAAGGGAGTCATTACGTAGTTCCCAGGAGTCTTTAAGGAAGGCCGTCCTGGAGAACCGGTCACGCAGCAGTCTCCAGACGGACTACATGGAAATGTCTCCGGACAGTTCGGCCTCTGTGTCTCATAGAAAACCGGGCTACCTGTCTTCCAAGAAACAATCCAAACTGGAGGAGGGGAAAAAGGAGTACTTCAATATGACGCTTGGCAGTCCGACTCAGTCGCTGATGCACTCAGTGCAGTCCACCACGCCCACATCCCCAGTCACTGTCAAGCTCACAGCGCCCGACACATACATGGAAATGGAACCTGGTCAGGTGACGAATCCTAAAGCCAGCAAGAATGAGCAGAATCAGAAAGCTGTTGACATGCTCTCGGCATCGGCCCAACCCAATCCAGCAGCAAACCCTTACGTAAATGTCTCGTACGAGAAAGATAATCATGGCAGCGATGGTGGTTATTCTTCAAAGCAGAAGCCTCATGTTCAAGCGCACGGGAAGCAGGCAGCCTTTGCGCACGTGCGACAGACCAGTAGCCCGGCGTCTCTTGGAACGCATCTGGGAAAAGGGCCCGGAGGAAATGCCGCCAATAAAAGTCTGTCTCCTGACGCAGCACTGTATGGCCACCAACACCCTTTGTCAAGGTCATCACATAAAGCCAAAGGACCCATTCCAAGGTCACCTCTGGCTGGAGACGAACCTGATTCGTATTTGGCCTTTGCGCCTGGCCAAATCCCAGACGAGAAGAAAAAACAGGAGCCCAAGAAACATACAACTCACTTTGGGCAGAAGCGCAATTCCAAACTTCAGCCCAAGTCTCCGGAAATTCTGCGAGAAGAGTCGGATTCTTCTTACATGTCTTTTTCTTCCGATGGATCACTGTCGGACAGCAAGAACAGCGACATCTGGCTTCCAAGAAACAAACATCGTATTAAGAGTAGTCATGGAAAGTCAGAAACTGTCCGAGAAGAATCTGACGGCTACATTTCGTTTTCGCCCGTCAATGTTCAAGGTGACGAAGAACCCAAAACACAGGCCATGAATTACAAGAAGTATCATCCCAAGTTTGATTACAGAAAAGATGCACAAAAGGCAAAGAAGTCGAGTGTTCCGAAGAATCAGGATTATATGTCATTTGCTCCCAGCATCGTTGTTGAATGCGAGCCCGTGAAGGAGGTCATTCAAAACAGTAGTGTCCCTGATCAGTCGAACTTTAAATCCGACGTGATTAGCTCGAACATTGCAGCCACCGGAACCATCCAGGCGCAGGCGTCTGGAACTGATGACGAGAAGGCTTATATGGAATTCTCCCCCGTAGGTGCTTCTAGTGATAAGGAAACCTCCAATAAAGCCAAGAAGAAACATTCTAGTGAGCATTCACAGCGCAGAACTAGGAAAGTCTCGAGCGGATCGCGCGTCCGAGGAGGTCAGAGTGAGGCTGTGGGTCAGGATGGTTCAGGGGAAGGAGGAATTAAACCTTTGTCGACTCAGAATGCTGAATATGCCAACATGACTTTTCCAGAGAATAGTAAGTCTTCAGGAAAGAACGCACCGGTGATGCGGCCTACTTTTGACCCAAGTAAAGTTCCCAAGTCAGACGGTGCAGCAAAATCGCCAAGGTATAACGGTCAGAAAAACGGCAAAGATTCAACAGGACGTGCATCTCAAGGGTCAATGTCTGTGTCTCCACGAGACAGGCTGCGCAAACCCAGCGGTGACAGCAACAAAGGGGGACTGCTGGAGGGGGGACCTGTCTCTCCAGGACTGAGTATAGCCTCACAGGGCAAGCTGCCGAAAAGGGGCAGCACCCCGAACATCCCTTCCTTTACGGACAAGTCAGGGGTGCCTGTCACTCAGACGGTAAGCAACATGCTTCCTGGGGACCGTCATAGTTATTCAGAGCCATCAACCTCTGACCTTTGCCCGACGGGTTCCCTGACGCCAGGCTCAGCCGCTAGCTCAAGGCAGTCCTCCAGAACTAGTCTGAACAGTATTGTGAGTAAAGAGACTCTGAATTATGCCTCCTTGGACTTGGGCTCTAGTGATAACATGACTGCGGTCGGGGAAGGGGGAATAACCTTTCTCAGTGCCTCCTCATCGGTGGCAACGCAAAGCCCCGCCGGCGGGAAAATCCGGCATGTTTCCGGGCTACAGGAGTCTCAAGACCCACCCCCGTTTTACGCTGAAATTGACTTCAAGAAAAGCGAAGAGTTGAAGAATGTAAAGCGGTGA
- the LOC135463679 gene encoding 2-aminomuconic semialdehyde dehydrogenase-like, with protein sequence MFETLSYLSMTEVVVENFIGGEFVKCDRLLDSFDPSTGEVWAKIPDSGSGEVDDAIRAAKDAFPGWSGTPLKQRSAIMMKVADILESKLDEFAELESRDQGKPVWLARAVDIPRAILNMRFFATSMLHELNSSSILEPVGALNYTMRYPVGVAGLITPWNLPLYLLTFKVAPAIAAGNTVVVKPSEMTSVSAWALCKVFKDAGVPSGVVNIVFGRGQSAGEALVKHPDVPLISFTGGTVTAEKLRLAAAPFCKKMSLELGGKNAAVIFKDADLDQCIPTTIKSSFINQGEVCLCTSRIFVQQEIYKTFVEKFVTAARAIKVGDPRKAESWMGALISKDHLAKVKGYVEVARAEGATILCGDGVEELELEERNRHGYFMRPTVITDVKDDSRLMKEEIFGPVTCIVPFQTEEEVIRRANDVKYGLCATVWTKDSRCLHHVSQKLQVGTVWANCWLVRDLNMPFGGTKSSGLGREGAKESLEFYTEVKTICLKL encoded by the exons ATGTTTGAAACTTTATCATATCTCAGCATGACAGAAGTCGTCGTGGAAAACTTTATCGGTGGGGAGTTTGTCAAATGCGATCGTCTGCTGGACAGTTTCGATCCGTCAACGGGAGAAGTGTGGGCAAAGATACCTGACAGTGGCAGTGGTGAAGTGGACGATGCTATCCGTGCGGCGAAGGATGCATTTCCAGG ATGGTCAGGAACGCCTCTCAAGCAAAGATCAGCTATAATGATGAAGGTCGCCGACATCCTCGAGTCCAAGCTGGATGAGTTTGCGGAGCTGGAGTCACGTGACCAGGGTAAGCCCGTCTGGTTGGCTAGAGCTGTTGACATCCCACGGGCCATCCTCAACATGAGGTTTTTCGCAACGTCCATGCTTCATGAACTCAATAG CTCTAGTATTCTGGAGCCGGTAGGAGCCCTCAATTACACCATGCGTTACCCAGTGGGTGTGGCTGGCCTCATCACCCCGTGGAACCTCCCCCTCTATCTCCTCACCTTCAAGGTTGCTCCAGCGATAGCAGCCGGCAACACCGTCGTGGTGAAGCCCAGCGAGATGACCTCTGTGTCAGCCTGGGCATTATGCAAGGTCTTCAAAGATGCAG GTGTGCCTTCAGGTGTGGTGAACATCGTGTTTGGGCGTGGCCAGAGCGCTGGGGAAGCTCTGGTCAAACACCCGGATGTGCCCCTCATCTCCTTTACGGGCGGGACTGTCACTGCAGAGAAACTACGACTGGCAGCTGCCCCGTTCTGCAAGAAAATGTCACTAGAG TTAGGAGGTAAAAACGCAGCGGTTATTTTCAAAGATGCAGATTTGGATCAGTGCATTCCTACTACAATCAA GTCATCTTTCATCAACCAGGGGGAAGTTTGCCTCTGTACAAGTCGTATATTTGTCCAGCAGGAGATTTACAAGACATTCGTTGAAAAGTTTGTGACAGCTGCTAG GGCCATCAAAGTGGGGGATCCCAGGAAAGCTGAGTCATGGATGGGTGCCCTAATCAGCAAAGATCACCTGGCTAAGGTCAAAGGTTATGTGGAGGTAGCCAGAGCGGAAGGAGCCACCATTTTGTGTGGAGACGGTGTAGAAGAATTAGAACTGGAGGAGAGGAATCGACAT GGCTATTTTATGAGGCCAACAGTCATAACTGATGTGAAAGATGATTCTCGTTTGATGAAAGAGGAAATATTTGGGCCAGTCACTTGTATTGTCCCTTTTCAGACGGAGGAAGAG GTCATTCGACGAGCCAATGACGTGAAGTACGGTTTGTGTGCCACAGTGTGGACGAAGGACAGTCGCTGTTTACATCACGTGTCTCAGAAactacag GTGGGGACAGTGTGGGCAAATTGCTGGCTGGTACGAGACCTGAACATGCCATTTGGAGGAACAAAATCTTCAGGGTTAGGACGAGAAGGTGCTAAGGAGtcactggagttttacaccgaAGTGAAAACAATTTGCCTAAAGCTTTAG